tatatatattatatattatattcttgtgcatcgttgacttgtaatttttggtccgttgtgtcgcgcgttgatacTTGGCTCAGGACCCGGTtccgatttttgaacgtcctttcgtacaatttaatatcttgtactttgcgttttgcggcttgtactcttgtgatttttagacgtttctcatcaataaattgaaccacttggattgtactttgtactttttagcgttttggtcgtttgcgtcttcaaattgtcgaatctgtcttttgtcttcaccttttattatttaaacgataattacttggaaatagaacaattgcaactaaaagcttgtctttcttgaaggataatgctatgaaatatgtgttcgtttttagcattatcagtttgtgTGCATTCTGGTTATAAGATCATTGTAGCACGGATTATGAGACAAGAATATTATTGGCAATCAATTTATAGAGATACTGCAGAAACAATCAAAGCATATGATGCATGCCAGCGACACGGAACAGTCCAGCGTTTATCGAAATATGATTTGATATCAATTTCATCTGCATAGCCAGtttgcaaatgggcaattgatatAGTGGGTCCATTCCCCAGAAGTGTTGGAAATGCACGATTTTTGGTGGTTGCAATTGACTTTTTCACAAAGTGGGTAGAGGCAAAAGTTTTAATACGGATAACTggggaaaacataaaaaaaaatatgttgaaTGATATTGTGCGCGGATATGGTTTGCCAAATGAGATTGTAAGTGATAAAGGCAAACAGTTTGTTGAGAACCCATTCAAGAGTTGGTGTGAAGAGTTAAGCATTCAGCAAACATTTACTTTCGTTGCTCACCCACAGACGAATGGCCAAGTTGAAGTAATAAACAAGGAAATTGTGGCCGGTATAAAGGCTAGATTGGGTTTAAGTTAGACAAAATGGGTCGATGAAGTCCCATATGTTTTGTGGGCCCACCTTAAAATGCTAAAACGGAGCACGGGTGAACCGTTTAGCTTGATGTATGGTACTGAAGCAGTAACACCAGCAGAAATTCGTGTACCAACACACAGAGTTTTAGCATTTGATGTTGAAACCAATTCATTCATTTTGTGTGAAAATTTGAACTTGTTGGAAGAAAGGCATATCATGGTCGCTATCCGTAAAGCAGATGCTAAAAGTGCATGgcaaaatattataataaaaatgaagCATGTGCAATTTAAAGGAGATTTGGTGTTAAGGTATAATGAGGCAAGCAGACAAGTAAAACAAGGAAAGTTGGGGCCACGATGGGAAAGACCGTACAAAATCATTAAAGCACGTCAGAATGGTTCTTATACCCTTGCAGCGCCCTCCGGCGAAGAAATGCAGAGAACATGGAATGCAatgagtttaaagaaattttatgcgtagtattgTATATTCAAATAGCCAGATCAACTATTTTGAATATAAgatgcaatcataaatgtaaaaTTTTCTTTAAGTAATAAGAATTGAAACAGTTATTCTTATGGcataatattcatatttttatccggccaaggattttttgaCCAAGTGACacaaagctgtgtgtcatccctgcccACATAAGAGAAATTTATTCTCGGTGGCAGAAGTTCAATCATACACAAAAGGTTGAAGTGGCAGCGGATGACGTAGACTCCGCTAGGCATCCAAACAATATATTGTATCTACGACCGTCATGAAGTAAAAAACTTTTAAACAATACAGGGCTAGCCAGTACAATTGATTctataaatcaaataaataaagcTTTGGCAAATATGAACAAAGtagtaaaatgtatatataattcaCATTCATATATTCAAACCATACGAGGCAATATGTATCAAAGTTTGAAATTCAAAATATCATCTATTGATGAGCAAGGATCATTACATACAGCATCCAAATCAGGAAATATTAATTCCTCTATTTAGTTACCTACAACTTTAACCCTATCTACAACATCTGGTTTCAGTTTGGAAGTTATAACGTCGGACAACGGATCTGGAAAGTTTAGCACTTTTGCCCTTAGTGCTTCAAGAAATCTAATCCATTCAGCGTCTAGCGCAACTGTAATAAATTCGTTGAACGGTTTTGTTAGTGTTTCGGAGCTGAAGGCTTTCTTCACAATCT
The window above is part of the Rutidosis leptorrhynchoides isolate AG116_Rl617_1_P2 chromosome 1, CSIRO_AGI_Rlap_v1, whole genome shotgun sequence genome. Proteins encoded here:
- the LOC139888158 gene encoding uncharacterized protein, producing MLKRSTGEPFSLMYGTEAVTPAEIRVPTHRVLAFDVETNSFILCENLNLLEERHIMVAIRKADAKSAWQNIIIKMKHVQFKGDLVLRYNEASRQVKQGKLGPRWERPYKIIKARQNGSYTLAAPSGEEMQRTWNAMSLKKFYA